In one Lolium rigidum isolate FL_2022 chromosome 3, APGP_CSIRO_Lrig_0.1, whole genome shotgun sequence genomic region, the following are encoded:
- the LOC124704360 gene encoding transcription factor HRS1-like, which produces MGLDVGEIGMPLDLGLDLKLFVAKTAGRLAAKDPPAVDACIRGLEEERRKIEVFQRELPLCARLLAEVIEFMKEEAAKRSAGGLDAADDSDKRKWMSTAQLWVDSNADPVPKDQEIESALPKPMLFGGGAPAPPMAVGFGAMPPPPPPASQFFIRDDSKVEGLPVLPVIASRQFSPPAGDGDRRHHAHPAKFATTMPMPPPGHSLQQTQEQQSRKARRCWSTELHRQFVAALRQLGGPQVATPKQIREVMKVDGLTNDEVKSHLQKYRLHNQKSPGSSSSSHPIMLMGDVWAHQEQLALSRSPEGPLQFSGSGVAVSALTGSDSSEEDDRSEMISKALHL; this is translated from the exons ATGGGGCTCGACGTGGGAGAGATCGGCATGCCCCTGGACCTGGGCCTCGACCTCAAGCTCTTCGTCGCAAAGACCGCCGGCCGCCTCGCCGCCAAGGACCCGCCCGCCGTCGACGCCTGCATCCGCGGCCTCGAGGAGGAGCGCCGCAAGATCGAGGTCTTCCAGCGCGAGCTCCCCCTCTGCGCCCGACTCCTCGCCGAAG TGATCGAATTCATGAAGGAGGAGGCGGCCAAGCGGAGCGCCGGCGGCCTGGACGCGGCGGACGACAGCGACAAGCGCAAGTGGATGAGCACCGCGCAGCTCTGGGTGGACAGCAACGCCGATCCCGTGCCG AAGGACCAGGAGATCGAGAGCGCCTTGCCCAAGCCGATGCtgttcggcggcggcgcgccggcgccacCGATGGCCGTCGGCTTCGGCGCaatgccgcctccgccgccgcctgcttcGCAGTTCTTCATCAGGGACGACAGCAAGGTGGAAGGGCTGCCCGTCCTGCCTGTGATAGCCTCGAGGCAGTTCTCTCCTcccgccggcgacggcgaccgtCGCCACCATGCCCACCCTGCCAAGTTCGCCACCACCATGCCCATGCCCCCGCCGGGGCATAGCCTGCAGCAGACTCAGGAGCAGCAGTCCAGGAAGGCGAGGCGCTGCTGGTCGACGGAGCTCCACCGGCAGTTCGTCGCCGCCCTGCGCCAGCTTGGTGGCCCCCAAG TTGCCACTCCAAAGCAAATCAGGGAGGTGATGAAAGTTGATGGGCTCACCAACGACGAAGTGAAAAGCCACCTCCAG AAATACCGTCTGCACAACCAGAAGTCGCCTGGTTCTTCTTCTTCGAGCCATCCGATCATGCTGATGGGCGATGTGTGGGCTCACCAGGAGCAACTCGCGCTCTCCAGGTCCCCTGAAGGCCCCCTTCAGTTCTCCGGCTCCGGAGTGGCCGTCTCGGCGCTCACCGGGAGTGACAGCTCTGAGGAGGATGACAGGTCGGAGATGATCTCCAAGGCTTTGCATCTGTGA